One genomic window of Arvicanthis niloticus isolate mArvNil1 chromosome 24, mArvNil1.pat.X, whole genome shotgun sequence includes the following:
- the Adap1 gene encoding arf-GAP with dual PH domain-containing protein 1 → MAGERRRALLELLTRPGNARCADCGAPDPDWASYTLGVFICLSCSGIHRNIPQVSKVKSVRLDAWDEVQVEFMTSHGNEAARATFESKVPPFYYRPTFSDCQLLREQWIRAKYERQEFVHVEKQEPYSTGYREGLLWKRGRDNGQFLSRKFVLTEREGALKYFNKNDAKEPKAVMKIEHLNATFQPAKIGHPHGLQVTYLKDNSTRNIFIYHEDGKEIVDWFNALRAARFHYLQVAFPGASDADLVPKLSRNYLKEGYMEKTGPKQTEGFRKRWFTMDDRRLMYFKDPLDAFARGEVFIGSKESGYTVLEGLPPSTQGHHWPYGITIVTPDRKFLFTCETESDQREWIVAFQKVVDRPMLPQEYAVEAHFKHKP, encoded by the exons ATCCTGACTGGGCGTCCTACACCCTGGGTGTGTTCATCTGTTTGAGCTGCTCTGGGATCCACCGGAACATCCCCCAGGTCAGCAAGGTGAAGTCAGTCCGTCTGGATGCCTGGGATGAGGTCCAAGTTGAG TTCATGACATCTCATGGGAACGAGGCTGCCAGAGCCACATTTGAGTCCAAAGTACCACCCTTCTACTACCGGCCCACGTTTTCCGACTGCCA ACTCTTACGTGAGCAGTGGATCCGTGCCAAGTATGAGAGGCAAGAATTTGTTCATGTGGAGAAGCAGGAACCGTACTCTACAG GATACCGTGAGGGTCTTCTCTGGAAGCGTGGCCGGGACAATGGACAGTTCTTAAGCCGGAAGTTTGTGCTGACAGAACGAGAGGGTGCCCTGAAATACTTCAACAAAAATGAT GCCAAGGAACCTAAGGCTGTCATGAAGATTGAGCACCTGAATGCCACCTTCCAGCCAGCCAAGATCGGCCACCCCCACGGCCTGCAAGTCACCTACTTGAAGGACAACAGCACCCGAAACATCTTTATCTACCATGAAGACGGCAAG GAGATCGTGGACTGGTTCAATGCACTTCGAGCAGCCCGCTTCCACTACCTGCAGGTCGCTTTCCCAGGAGCCAGTGATGCAGAT CTGGTGCCCAAGCTCTCTAGGAACTACCTGAAGGAAGGCTACATGGAGAAGACAGGGCCCAAG CAGACAGAAGGCTTCCGGAAACGCTGGTTCACCATGGATGACCGGAGACTCATGTACTTCAAAGACCCCCTG GATGCTTTTGCCCGAGGGGAAGTCTTCATTGGGAGCAAGGAAAGCGGTTACACGGTCCTGGAGGGCCTCCCACCATCTACCCAGGGTCACCACTGGCCCTACGGCATCACCATTGTCACCCCTGACCGAAAATTCCTGTTCACTTGTGAGACGGAGTCAGACCAGAGGGAGTGGATTGTGGCCTTCCAGAAGGTGGTGGACAGGCCCATGCTGCCTCAGGAGTATGCAG TGGAAGCCCATTTCAAGCATAAACCCTAA